A genomic region of candidate division KSB1 bacterium contains the following coding sequences:
- a CDS encoding response regulator, which translates to MESVMVVDDEKDIINLMSETLELWGYHPITAMDGEEAFEKFQKNAVDLVITDLKLPKMNGVKLLDKLKNFENSTEVILFTGYPEVTSAIDAMKNGAFDYLVKPVDLAELKLKVERALEKKKMVKSIATLKGLNWAMIISIPLWLSLGILLAYLIKT; encoded by the coding sequence GTGGAAAGTGTAATGGTTGTCGATGATGAAAAAGATATAATTAATTTGATGTCGGAAACCCTCGAGCTTTGGGGATATCATCCGATTACAGCTATGGACGGTGAAGAAGCTTTTGAAAAATTTCAAAAAAATGCAGTGGATTTGGTGATTACCGATTTAAAGTTGCCAAAAATGAACGGGGTTAAACTTCTCGATAAACTAAAGAACTTCGAAAACTCCACCGAAGTCATCTTGTTTACCGGCTACCCGGAAGTAACTTCTGCAATCGATGCCATGAAAAACGGCGCTTTTGACTATTTAGTCAAACCCGTAGATTTGGCTGAACTTAAATTGAAAGTTGAAAGAGCGCTCGAGAAAAAGAAAATGGTAAAGTCGATCGCTACTCTCAAAGGCTTAAATTGGGCCATGATTATTTCAATTCCGTTGTGGCTTAGTTTGGGAATTTTGTTGGCTTATTTGATAAAAACGTAG